The nucleotide window ACCGAACGCGTGCCATAATCTAGCGCAGCCACGATGAGCCCCTCTCTGCGCCGCGCCGTTCTCGGCCTGCTGCTCGCTCTCGTCGCCGGCTTGTCGGGGGGATGCGGGTACAGCTTTCACGGCAACCTGCCGAGCCACATCAAGACGGTGGCGGTGCCGATCTTCAGGAACCAGAGCGATGTGCCCGGCTTCGAGAACGCCATCACCTCGGCCGTCATCTCCGCCTTCTCCAGCGGGGGCCGGCTGAAGGTCGTGCCGCTCGATCAGGCCGACTCCATCCTGGAAGGCGAAATCCTCGCCACCCAGATCGACGGCGCCGGCTTCGACCGCAACCAGAACGTGCAGGCCTACCACCTGATCGTCGTCCTGAACGTGACGTTCCGCGACGTGCGGCAGAACAAGGTGCTCTGGCAGGAGAACGGCCTCACCCAGGTCGCCGACTTCCAGGTACAGGGCCAAGTCTCGGACACCCTCGCCCAGGGCCGG belongs to Candidatus Methylomirabilota bacterium and includes:
- a CDS encoding LptE family protein; the protein is MSPSLRRAVLGLLLALVAGLSGGCGYSFHGNLPSHIKTVAVPIFRNQSDVPGFENAITSAVISAFSSGGRLKVVPLDQADSILEGEILATQIDGAGFDRNQNVQAYHLIVVLNVTFRDVRQNKVLWQENGLTQVADFQVQGQVSDTLAQGRGAAGQAAADIGRKIANSATDLF